One window of the Cyanobacterium stanieri LEGE 03274 genome contains the following:
- a CDS encoding ferritin-like domain-containing protein has product MTVAYPRKLRNKMSARDILKRVVGDRQIHLITLNRYRYNEQRSCKDLTNLIETLNGKPKELVQDLSHHVADEARHAYWLTDLLMELDGDIDTPPGMSYINEFERLIDEPDNMEDAVIDAIAAINVTEKRGCEYFSAHIHALKEAEQTEENIKIRTTIEKIFPEEAGHVRWGNRWLAKIAAQSPEKRAKVEQAKRKYIAIEHAAYECGMDILAGAELRRLNNLLEISKTMSVWEQTTYLMEKLPQTIFDPQLQLTRIDAAQRAWQRSPQDFMDKFIPMFFQGIN; this is encoded by the coding sequence ATGACTGTAGCTTATCCCCGTAAATTACGTAATAAAATGTCTGCCCGAGACATTCTAAAAAGGGTAGTGGGCGATCGCCAAATCCACCTCATCACCCTCAATCGTTACCGTTACAACGAACAGAGAAGCTGTAAAGACTTAACCAACCTCATTGAAACCCTCAACGGAAAACCCAAAGAATTAGTCCAAGACTTATCCCATCACGTCGCCGATGAAGCCAGACACGCCTACTGGTTAACCGACTTACTCATGGAATTGGATGGCGATATTGATACCCCCCCCGGAATGTCTTATATCAATGAATTTGAACGGTTAATTGATGAACCTGATAACATGGAAGATGCAGTTATAGATGCGATCGCAGCCATTAACGTTACCGAGAAAAGGGGTTGTGAATACTTTAGCGCCCATATCCACGCCCTCAAAGAAGCCGAGCAAACCGAAGAAAACATCAAAATTAGAACTACCATCGAAAAAATTTTCCCAGAAGAAGCAGGTCATGTAAGATGGGGAAATCGTTGGTTAGCAAAAATTGCCGCCCAAAGCCCAGAAAAAAGAGCCAAAGTAGAACAAGCCAAACGTAAATATATAGCCATCGAACACGCCGCCTACGAATGTGGGATGGATATTTTAGCAGGGGCAGAATTGCGCCGTTTAAATAACCTCCTTGAGATTAGCAAAACCATGTCAGTATGGGAACAAACCACCTATCTGATGGAAAAATTACCACAAACCATATTCGATCCTCAACTGCAACTTACCCGCATTGATGCAGCCCAAAGGGCATGGCAAAGAAGCCCCCAAGACTTCATGGATAAATTTATCCCCATGTTTTTCCAAGGCATCAATTAA
- the ffh gene encoding signal recognition particle protein — MFDALAERLEDTWKKLRGQGKISQSNIQDALQEVRRALLEADVNFQVVKSFVAEVEKNALGAEVISGVNPQQQFIKLVYDELVKVMGESNVPLAKAEKAPTVILMAGLQGTGKTTATAKLALYLQKQKRSCLMVATDVYRPAAIDQLMTLGEQIKIPVFQLGRDANPIEIARQGVVSAQEQGIDTVIIDTAGRLQIDQDMMGELSQIKSTVNPDEVLLVVDAMTGQEAANLTRTFHEEIGITGAILTKMDGDSRGGAALSVRTISGKPIKFIGVGEKVEALEPFYPDRMASRILNMGDIVSLVEKAQEELDIGDVEKMQRKMMEAKFDFNDFLKQMRLLKNMGSFAGVMKLIPGMNKIGAGALEKGESQLKITESIINSMTKAERENPELLAKSPSRRRRIAKGSGHQEKEVSRLISDFTRMRSMMQQMTTGGGFPGMPGMGGMPGMGGLGGMFGGNAPMPGSRAKGGGKPKKKKKKRGFADL, encoded by the coding sequence ATGTTTGATGCACTAGCAGAGCGTTTAGAAGATACATGGAAAAAATTGCGTGGTCAAGGAAAAATCTCGCAATCAAACATTCAAGACGCACTACAAGAGGTAAGAAGAGCATTATTAGAAGCCGACGTTAACTTTCAGGTAGTCAAAAGTTTTGTGGCGGAGGTAGAAAAAAATGCCCTCGGTGCCGAAGTAATTTCGGGAGTGAACCCCCAACAACAGTTCATCAAACTCGTTTACGATGAATTGGTTAAAGTGATGGGAGAAAGTAATGTCCCCCTTGCCAAAGCCGAAAAAGCCCCCACCGTTATTCTTATGGCGGGGTTACAGGGTACAGGTAAAACCACCGCCACTGCTAAACTAGCCCTTTATTTACAAAAACAAAAACGCTCCTGTTTGATGGTAGCCACGGACGTATATCGCCCCGCTGCGATCGATCAGTTGATGACTTTAGGGGAGCAAATAAAAATTCCCGTATTTCAGCTTGGAAGGGACGCTAACCCCATTGAAATTGCCCGTCAGGGGGTAGTAAGCGCCCAAGAACAAGGCATCGATACGGTGATTATAGATACCGCTGGGCGATTGCAAATTGACCAAGATATGATGGGGGAATTATCCCAAATCAAGTCCACGGTTAATCCTGATGAAGTGCTGTTGGTGGTAGATGCCATGACAGGGCAAGAGGCGGCTAATTTAACCCGTACTTTCCACGAAGAAATAGGCATTACAGGGGCAATTCTTACCAAGATGGATGGGGATAGCCGAGGTGGTGCGGCCCTTTCGGTGAGAACTATTTCAGGGAAACCCATTAAATTTATTGGGGTTGGGGAGAAAGTAGAAGCCCTAGAGCCTTTTTATCCCGATCGCATGGCTTCCCGTATCCTCAACATGGGGGACATCGTTAGTTTGGTAGAAAAAGCCCAAGAGGAGCTTGACATCGGCGATGTAGAAAAAATGCAACGCAAAATGATGGAGGCAAAATTTGATTTTAACGACTTCCTTAAACAAATGCGTCTGCTCAAAAATATGGGTTCTTTTGCAGGGGTGATGAAATTAATCCCCGGGATGAATAAAATTGGTGCAGGGGCTTTGGAAAAAGGAGAAAGTCAATTAAAAATTACCGAGTCAATCATTAATTCCATGACCAAGGCGGAACGGGAAAACCCTGAACTTTTGGCAAAATCCCCTAGCCGTCGTCGTCGTATCGCTAAAGGTTCGGGACATCAAGAAAAAGAAGTTTCCCGATTGATCAGTGATTTTACTAGGATGCGATCGATGATGCAACAAATGACCACGGGGGGCGGTTTTCCAGGGATGCCCGGGATGGGTGGAATGCCTGGGATGGGCGGTTTAGGGGGAATGTTTGGCGGTAATGCCCCTATGCCTGGTTCCCGTGCTAAGGGGGGCGGTAAACCCAAGAAGAAAAAGAAAAAGCGCGGTTTTGCCGATTTGTAG
- a CDS encoding transposase, translated as MDNIIFQKPDLTIVTPTREGFSAHWLDNLAKVRGNVEFILVHPPGMKKVQVDDYRIQQINAPFRGEIIQRMTGLYNARAEYTLTINCDEYLIPEIAEIVKIYFQRFPDSWILRLARKSYVYGEKDKLSMPWSFVPSSVDNLPIWDGRKENKEPSWEENYLQEMPIAPLQNSFDINILWRNRKDHHGRHTENFDKKVWKTKLVKDTLIKLSQNMTIFSVFKYIPFWCLDRLLGLAIQANFFTQNGDIIGHILPLSEQIRIEDNPPEYRGKPRYYILSELILLKSFPQYPYIWNLVIFNTRKYGFLFIKESIKGFSLLG; from the coding sequence ATGGATAATATTATTTTTCAAAAACCTGATTTAACTATTGTAACTCCCACTAGGGAAGGTTTTTCGGCTCATTGGCTAGATAATCTAGCGAAAGTAAGAGGTAATGTAGAGTTTATTTTGGTTCATCCTCCTGGAATGAAAAAAGTTCAAGTAGATGATTATCGTATCCAACAGATAAATGCACCTTTTCGGGGAGAGATTATACAAAGGATGACTGGACTATACAATGCAAGGGCAGAATATACTTTGACTATTAATTGTGATGAATATTTAATTCCTGAGATTGCCGAAATTGTGAAAATTTATTTTCAACGTTTCCCTGATAGTTGGATACTTCGATTGGCTCGAAAGTCTTATGTTTATGGTGAAAAAGATAAGTTGTCAATGCCATGGAGTTTTGTTCCATCTTCTGTGGATAATTTACCCATTTGGGATGGTAGAAAGGAAAATAAAGAGCCATCTTGGGAGGAAAACTATTTACAGGAAATGCCGATCGCACCTTTGCAAAATTCTTTTGATATTAATATTTTGTGGCGTAATAGAAAAGATCATCATGGCAGACATACAGAAAATTTTGACAAAAAAGTGTGGAAAACAAAATTAGTTAAAGACACTCTAATCAAGTTGAGTCAAAATATGACTATTTTTTCTGTATTTAAATATATTCCTTTTTGGTGTTTGGATCGTTTATTAGGTTTAGCTATTCAAGCTAATTTTTTTACTCAAAATGGAGATATTATCGGTCATATATTACCCTTGTCTGAACAAATCAGAATTGAAGATAACCCCCCTGAATATCGGGGTAAACCTAGATACTATATTTTATCTGAGTTAATTTTGTTAAAGAGTTTTCCTCAATATCCCTATATTTGGAATTTAGTTATTTTTAATACGAGAAAATATGGATTTTTATTTATTAAAGAAAGTATTAAAGGTTTTTCTTTACTAGGTTAA
- a CDS encoding anti-sigma factor family protein — translation MSNHSYPIDKCTFELLSAYLDGEVTPIQRKEVQELLAQDSEAQGLYRRLLALRQEINSLPIPQPEYTPKQVCDGVFAQLDKEEKQKKRLVIGGGAIAVTLLATIGGLFTGNRNPIWQMAQQNSGQEDSLMIALNEPLIDLPVATEEETLNITLGQSLLDVINEP, via the coding sequence ATGTCTAATCACTCTTACCCTATCGATAAATGTACCTTTGAACTCCTCAGCGCTTATTTAGATGGGGAGGTGACTCCTATACAAAGAAAAGAAGTCCAAGAATTATTAGCCCAAGATTCTGAAGCTCAAGGGCTTTATCGTCGTTTACTTGCCCTCCGTCAAGAAATTAATAGTTTACCTATCCCACAACCTGAATATACTCCTAAACAGGTTTGTGATGGTGTATTTGCTCAATTGGATAAGGAAGAAAAGCAGAAAAAACGTTTAGTCATTGGGGGCGGTGCGATCGCCGTTACCCTTCTCGCCACCATCGGCGGATTATTCACAGGAAATCGTAACCCCATTTGGCAAATGGCCCAACAAAACTCAGGGCAAGAAGACAGCTTAATGATTGCCCTCAACGAACCTTTAATTGATTTACCCGTAGCCACCGAAGAAGAAACCCTTAATATTACCCTCGGACAATCTTTATTAGATGTAATTAATGAACCGTAA
- a CDS encoding pseudouridine synthase: MKKYSYILFYKPYNVLCQFTDDTPHASERETLKKYIDIPNIYSVGRLDLDSEGLLLLTDNPRVKHRLCDPSFAHPRTYWVQVENIPSLESLKKLENGVIIKGKKTKKAIALKLENEPKLPPRNPPIRYRKTIPTSWIELTLTEGRNRQVRRMTASINHPTLRLVRKAIALTPQIQLTIDNLDVGQIRELTPQERQAIESI; the protein is encoded by the coding sequence ATGAAAAAATATAGCTATATTTTATTTTATAAACCCTATAATGTTTTGTGTCAATTTACCGATGATACCCCCCACGCTTCCGAGCGGGAAACTTTAAAAAAATATATCGATATTCCCAATATTTATTCCGTGGGAAGATTAGATTTAGATAGTGAGGGATTGTTATTATTAACCGATAATCCAAGGGTTAAACATCGTCTTTGTGACCCCTCTTTTGCCCATCCTCGCACCTATTGGGTACAGGTAGAAAATATCCCTTCTTTAGAGTCTTTAAAAAAGCTCGAAAATGGGGTAATTATTAAGGGAAAAAAGACCAAAAAAGCGATCGCCCTTAAACTAGAAAATGAGCCAAAATTACCCCCCAGAAATCCCCCCATTCGTTACCGTAAAACTATTCCCACCAGTTGGATAGAATTAACCCTCACCGAAGGCAGAAATCGACAGGTAAGGAGAATGACAGCCTCTATTAACCATCCTACCCTAAGGTTAGTGCGAAAGGCGATCGCCCTTACTCCCCAAATTCAGCTTACCATCGATAACTTAGATGTCGGACAAATCAGGGAATTAACCCCCCAAGAAAGACAAGCCATCGAATCAATATAA
- a CDS encoding sigma-70 family RNA polymerase sigma factor: protein MVSSISLSWSSLSIALPRQRVKIEQLSNTDLILRCQEGNKPDRVAFTELLNRYQPYVDKILYNLAPDWHDRPDLAQEVWIRVYKNIKRLQEPNKFKGWLSRITTNLFYDQLRKRKRRTPPLSLDASISRGDDDDLKWEIPSDVPLPEDNLSTVEFYDLLNRAIADLPETFRVTIILREIQGLSYEEIAEITQVSLGTVKSRIARARNRLQLLLKPYLENQN, encoded by the coding sequence ATGGTATCTTCTATTTCGTTATCATGGTCTAGTTTATCAATTGCCTTACCAAGACAAAGAGTGAAAATCGAGCAACTCTCAAACACAGACCTAATATTACGTTGCCAAGAGGGCAATAAACCTGACCGGGTGGCGTTTACAGAGCTACTTAACCGCTATCAACCCTATGTTGATAAGATTCTTTATAACTTAGCCCCTGATTGGCACGATCGCCCCGATTTAGCCCAAGAGGTATGGATTAGGGTTTATAAAAATATTAAACGTTTACAAGAACCAAATAAATTTAAAGGCTGGTTGAGTAGAATTACAACCAATTTGTTTTATGATCAATTACGAAAAAGAAAACGTCGCACTCCCCCTTTATCTTTGGATGCTTCTATTAGCCGTGGTGATGATGACGATCTAAAATGGGAAATTCCTTCTGATGTTCCTTTACCTGAAGATAATTTAAGTACCGTTGAATTTTATGATTTGTTGAACCGTGCGATCGCCGATCTCCCTGAAACCTTCCGAGTAACCATTATTTTAAGGGAAATTCAAGGCTTAAGTTATGAAGAAATTGCCGAAATAACCCAAGTTTCCCTCGGAACGGTAAAATCGAGAATAGCAAGGGCTAGAAATCGGTTACAACTGTTATTAAAACCATATTTAGAGAATCAAAATTAG